Proteins encoded in a region of the Pseudomonas shahriarae genome:
- a CDS encoding DMT family transporter: MQYAYPLLAIFIWAGNTVVNKLAVGSIFPAEIGFYRWLLAAILFTPFMLKPVIANWALIRPNLGKIAVLGVLGMAVYQSLAYYAASLTSATNMGIILSLMPLMALTAAIISLGQRLTFGALTGAVLSFAGVAVVVSAGSLGALLQHGVNLGDAMMLVATLAYAIYSTLLKKWQLRLPPLVLLYLQVLVAVVVLFPLFLASDKVGLGPSNIGLVVYACLLASMIAPLAWMHSVKQLGPSRTTLFFNLLPLITALIAAVVLKEQLALYHLVGGVLTLGGVILSERWTTPVRR, translated from the coding sequence ATGCAATACGCTTATCCGCTGCTGGCCATCTTTATCTGGGCTGGCAATACCGTGGTCAACAAACTCGCCGTGGGCTCGATTTTTCCGGCCGAGATCGGTTTTTATCGCTGGCTGCTGGCGGCCATCCTGTTCACCCCGTTCATGCTCAAGCCGGTCATTGCCAACTGGGCATTGATCCGCCCCAACCTGGGCAAGATCGCTGTGCTTGGCGTGCTCGGCATGGCGGTTTACCAGAGCCTGGCGTACTACGCCGCGAGCCTGACCAGCGCCACCAATATGGGGATCATCCTCTCGCTGATGCCATTGATGGCCCTGACTGCGGCGATTATCAGCCTCGGCCAGCGCCTGACCTTCGGCGCCCTGACCGGGGCGGTACTGTCGTTTGCCGGGGTGGCGGTGGTGGTGTCGGCCGGCAGCCTCGGCGCGCTGCTGCAACACGGGGTGAACCTGGGCGACGCGATGATGTTGGTGGCCACCCTGGCCTACGCGATCTACAGCACCCTGTTGAAAAAATGGCAGCTGCGCCTGCCGCCCCTGGTGCTCCTGTATTTGCAGGTGCTGGTGGCTGTAGTGGTGCTGTTTCCGCTGTTCCTGGCCTCGGACAAGGTCGGCCTCGGCCCGTCGAATATTGGCCTGGTGGTGTACGCCTGCCTGCTGGCCTCGATGATTGCGCCGCTGGCGTGGATGCATTCGGTCAAGCAGTTGGGGCCGAGCCGGACCACGCTGTTTTTTAACCTGCTGCCGTTGATCACCGCGCTGATTGCCGCAGTGGTGCTCAAGGAACAGCTGGCGCTGTATCACCTGGTCGGCGGCGTACTGACGCTGGGCGGGGTGATTTTGTCGGAGCGCTGGACGACGCCCGTAAGACGTTAA
- a CDS encoding AI-2E family transporter, whose amino-acid sequence MPTFSQRHVLLLASYIIIFGGLLLVLPLKLLPSLLAGLLVFELVNMLTPQLQRLIEGRRARWLAVALLGTVIVSALTLIFAGAISFLLHEAENPGASLDKFMGVVDRARGQLPPFLDAYLPASAAEFRVAIGEWLSKHLSELQLVGKDAAHMFVTLLIGMVLGAIIALQRVPDLTKRKPLAAALFDRLHLLVQAFRNIVFAQIKIAALNTIFTGIFLAVVLPLAGIHLPLTKTLIVLTFLLGLLPVIGNLMSNTLITIVALSVSMWVAVAALGYLIVIHKVEYFLNARIVGGQISAKSWELLLAMLVFEAAFGLPGVVAGPIYYAYLKSELKLGGMV is encoded by the coding sequence ATGCCAACGTTTTCTCAGCGTCATGTGTTGTTGCTGGCCAGCTACATCATCATTTTCGGCGGCTTGTTGCTGGTCCTACCGTTAAAGCTGCTGCCCAGCCTGTTGGCCGGCCTGTTGGTTTTCGAACTGGTCAACATGCTCACTCCACAGCTGCAACGCCTGATCGAAGGCCGGCGTGCGCGCTGGCTGGCGGTGGCGTTGCTTGGCACTGTGATTGTCAGCGCGCTGACCCTGATCTTCGCTGGCGCCATCAGTTTCCTGCTGCACGAAGCGGAAAACCCCGGGGCCTCCCTCGATAAATTCATGGGCGTGGTCGACCGCGCGCGCGGCCAGTTGCCGCCGTTCCTCGACGCCTACCTGCCAGCCAGCGCCGCCGAGTTTCGCGTGGCCATCGGCGAATGGCTGAGCAAGCACCTGAGCGAACTGCAACTGGTGGGCAAAGACGCCGCCCATATGTTCGTGACCTTGCTGATCGGTATGGTCCTGGGGGCGATCATCGCCCTCCAGCGGGTGCCCGACCTGACCAAGCGCAAACCCCTGGCCGCCGCGCTGTTCGATCGCCTGCACCTGCTGGTCCAGGCCTTTCGCAACATTGTCTTCGCGCAAATCAAAATTGCCGCCCTCAACACCATCTTCACCGGGATATTCCTCGCGGTGGTGCTGCCACTGGCAGGGATCCACCTGCCGCTGACCAAGACCCTGATCGTCCTCACCTTCCTGCTGGGCCTGCTGCCGGTGATCGGCAACCTGATGTCCAACACCCTGATCACCATCGTCGCGTTGTCGGTGTCGATGTGGGTGGCGGTGGCGGCGCTGGGCTACCTGATCGTGATCCACAAGGTCGAGTACTTCCTCAATGCGCGCATCGTCGGCGGGCAGATCAGCGCCAAGTCGTGGGAGTTGCTGTTGGCCATGCTGGTGTTCGAGGCCGCCTTTGGCCTGCCGGGAGTGGTGGCGGGGCCGATCTACTATGCGTATTTGAAGAGTGAGTTGAAGCTGGGCGGGATGGTGTAG
- a CDS encoding C40 family peptidase, translating to MFKSFLCVVMVGLFGITSSASANFNKRTTSLAPFSSSLQAVPQPTIESVVDRAHELLGTAYKWGGSSQEQGFDCSGLLVYLFKTEANIVIPRTTAAMHRSTAATIKRDALQPGDAVFFKANGSSQVGHVGLYVGEGKFIHSPRKGKSIRIDSLANNYWKKNYTTAKRFHTVR from the coding sequence ATGTTTAAGTCATTTTTATGTGTAGTCATGGTCGGTCTGTTTGGCATCACCTCATCGGCTTCGGCCAACTTCAATAAGCGCACCACTTCCCTGGCCCCTTTCAGTTCATCGTTGCAGGCCGTGCCGCAACCCACCATCGAGAGTGTGGTCGACCGCGCCCATGAGTTGCTGGGCACCGCGTACAAGTGGGGCGGCAGCTCCCAGGAGCAGGGGTTCGATTGCAGCGGGTTGCTGGTCTATCTGTTCAAGACCGAGGCCAATATTGTCATCCCGCGCACCACGGCGGCGATGCACCGGTCAACGGCGGCGACGATCAAGCGTGATGCGCTGCAGCCCGGCGATGCGGTGTTTTTCAAGGCCAATGGCAGCAGCCAGGTCGGCCATGTCGGCCTTTATGTGGGTGAGGGCAAGTTCATTCATTCGCCGCGCAAGGGCAAGAGCATCCGCATCGACTCCCTGGCCAACAACTACTGGAAGAAGAACTACACCACCGCCAAGCGTTTTCACACGGTGCGTTGA
- a CDS encoding TetR family transcriptional regulator produces the protein MLPRAEQKQQTRLALMDAARHLMEGGRGFGSLSLREVAKSAGIVPTGFYRHFADMDQLGLVLVSEVGQTFRATIRLVRHNEFVMGGIIDASVRIFLDVVAANRSQFLFLAREQYGGCLAVRQAIGALREDITSDLAADLTLMPKLQHLDADGLHVMADLIVKSVFATLPDIIDPPAAALPPHLTPQAKITQQLRFIFIGLKHWQGLGSTE, from the coding sequence ATGCTCCCCCGCGCCGAACAGAAGCAACAGACCCGCCTTGCCTTGATGGACGCAGCCCGCCATCTGATGGAGGGTGGCCGTGGGTTTGGTAGCCTGAGCCTGCGTGAAGTGGCAAAGAGCGCCGGCATCGTGCCCACCGGTTTTTACCGTCACTTTGCCGATATGGACCAACTGGGCCTGGTGCTCGTCAGTGAGGTCGGCCAGACCTTCCGCGCCACCATCCGCCTGGTACGCCACAACGAATTCGTCATGGGCGGCATCATTGATGCCTCGGTGCGGATCTTTCTCGATGTGGTGGCGGCCAACCGTTCGCAATTCCTGTTCCTGGCCCGCGAGCAATACGGCGGTTGCCTGGCCGTGCGCCAAGCCATCGGCGCGCTGCGCGAGGACATCACCTCGGACCTGGCAGCCGACCTGACGCTGATGCCCAAGCTCCAGCACCTGGATGCCGACGGTTTGCATGTGATGGCCGACCTGATCGTCAAGAGCGTGTTCGCCACCCTGCCCGACATCATCGACCCGCCCGCCGCCGCCCTGCCTCCGCATCTCACGCCCCAGGCCAAGATCACCCAGCAACTGCGCTTTATCTTTATCGGCCTCAAGCACTGGCAAGGCCTGGGCAGCACCGAGTAG
- a CDS encoding AsmA family protein, with product MTRTRKILAWSSACFVLLIAAVVLILVFFDWNRIKPQLNAKVSEELHRAFAINGNLAVVWQREPDEGGWRAWVPWPHVVAEDLSLGNPEWSKKPQMVTLKRVELRISPLALLAQRVVIPRIDLTEPSAELQRLADGRANWTFTFDPKDPNAEPSNWVVDIGAIGFDKGHVTLDDQTLKTRLDVLIDLLGKPIAFSEIVGERDAKKALEQGATPQDYAFGLKVSGQYHGQKLAGSGKIGGLLALQDAAKPFPLQAQAKIGDTSIALAGTLTDPLNLGALDLRLKLSGTSLGNLYPLTGVTLPDSPAYSTDGRLIAKLQEAGGASFRYENFNGKIGNSDIHGDLAYVASQPRPKLSGALVSNQLLLADLAPLIGADSNAKQKARGGESKQPATKVLPVEEFRTERWRDMDADVEFTGKRIVHSAELPFTDLYTHLVLNDGQLSLEPLRFGVAGGKLDAQIRLNGRITPLEGRAKLTARNFKLKQLFPTFEPMKTSFGELNGDADIAGRGNSVAALLGSANGDLKMLINDGAISRGLMEIAGLNVGNYVIGKLFGDKEVKINCAAADFGIKTGLATTRLFVFDTENAIIYIDGTANMASEQLDLTISPESKGFRLFSLRSPLYVNGPFIKPNAGVKTVPLLLRGAGMVALGVIVAPAAGLLALVAPSGDEPNQCVPLLQQMREGKAPKTVKG from the coding sequence ATGACGCGCACTCGTAAAATTCTCGCCTGGAGCAGTGCTTGCTTCGTCCTGCTGATCGCCGCAGTGGTACTGATCCTGGTGTTCTTCGATTGGAACCGGATCAAGCCGCAACTCAATGCCAAAGTCTCCGAAGAGCTGCATCGCGCCTTTGCCATCAATGGCAACCTGGCGGTGGTCTGGCAGCGCGAGCCGGACGAGGGCGGTTGGCGCGCCTGGGTGCCGTGGCCCCATGTGGTGGCCGAAGACCTGAGCCTGGGCAACCCCGAGTGGTCGAAAAAACCGCAAATGGTCACCCTCAAGCGCGTTGAACTGCGCATCTCGCCCTTGGCCTTGCTGGCCCAGCGCGTGGTGATCCCGCGCATCGACCTGACCGAACCGAGCGCCGAGCTGCAGCGCCTGGCCGATGGCCGCGCCAACTGGACCTTCACCTTTGATCCCAAGGATCCGAATGCCGAACCGTCCAACTGGGTGGTGGATATCGGTGCCATCGGTTTCGACAAGGGCCACGTGACCCTCGACGACCAGACCCTCAAGACCCGTCTCGATGTGCTGATCGACCTCCTGGGCAAACCCATCGCATTCAGCGAAATCGTCGGCGAGCGCGATGCCAAAAAGGCCCTGGAGCAGGGCGCGACACCCCAGGACTATGCCTTCGGCCTCAAGGTCAGCGGCCAGTACCACGGCCAGAAACTCGCGGGCAGCGGCAAGATCGGCGGGCTGCTGGCCCTGCAGGACGCTGCCAAGCCATTCCCCCTGCAAGCCCAGGCGAAAATCGGTGATACCAGTATTGCCTTGGCCGGCACCCTGACCGACCCACTGAACCTCGGCGCCCTGGACCTGCGCCTGAAACTGTCCGGTACCAGCCTGGGCAACCTTTACCCACTGACTGGCGTGACCCTGCCGGACTCGCCGGCCTATTCCACCGATGGGCGCCTGATCGCCAAGTTGCAGGAGGCCGGCGGTGCGTCGTTCCGCTATGAGAACTTCAACGGCAAGATCGGCAACAGCGACATCCACGGCGACCTGGCCTATGTCGCCAGTCAGCCACGGCCCAAGCTCAGCGGCGCGTTGGTGTCCAATCAACTGCTGCTGGCCGACCTCGCGCCGCTGATCGGTGCCGACTCCAATGCCAAGCAAAAAGCTCGTGGCGGTGAAAGCAAGCAACCGGCGACCAAGGTGTTGCCGGTGGAGGAGTTCCGCACCGAGCGCTGGCGCGATATGGACGCGGATGTCGAGTTCACCGGCAAACGCATCGTCCACAGTGCCGAATTGCCCTTTACCGACCTCTACACGCACCTGGTGCTCAACGACGGCCAACTGAGCCTCGAACCCCTGCGTTTCGGTGTGGCGGGCGGCAAGCTCGATGCGCAGATTCGCCTCAATGGCCGCATCACCCCGCTGGAAGGCCGGGCGAAACTGACGGCGCGCAACTTCAAGCTCAAGCAACTGTTCCCCACCTTTGAACCGATGAAGACCAGCTTCGGCGAGCTCAATGGCGATGCCGATATCGCCGGGCGCGGCAACTCGGTGGCAGCGTTGCTGGGCAGTGCCAATGGCGATCTGAAAATGCTCATCAACGACGGAGCCATCAGCCGTGGCTTGATGGAAATCGCCGGGCTGAACGTGGGCAACTATGTGATTGGCAAACTGTTTGGCGACAAGGAAGTGAAGATCAACTGCGCGGCGGCAGATTTCGGCATCAAGACCGGCCTGGCTACCACCCGCCTGTTTGTATTCGATACCGAGAACGCGATCATCTACATCGACGGCACCGCGAACATGGCCAGCGAACAGCTGGACCTGACGATCAGCCCAGAGTCCAAGGGCTTTCGCCTGTTCTCGCTGCGCTCGCCGTTGTACGTCAACGGGCCGTTTATCAAGCCCAATGCCGGGGTCAAGACGGTGCCACTGTTGTTGCGTGGCGCAGGCATGGTGGCGCTGGGTGTGATCGTCGCCCCTGCGGCGGGCTTGCTGGCGCTGGTGGCGCCGAGTGGGGATGAGCCGAACCAGTGCGTGCCGCTGTTGCAGCAGATGCGGGAAGGCAAGGCACCGAAAACGGTGAAAGGCTAA
- a CDS encoding AraC family transcriptional regulator, producing MSKTYINLPDFDVLPAPVYFRYSEFAADSRASRHQHAWGSLDYSARGVMRFEVGGNRFMSPPQYAVWIPPNTQHSSYNAQAIVYRSVYLAPSLCELLPKQPCTLTISNILKAILSDFAERDVNIPANEADVRLAQVLVDQLQQAPVHDCFLPYASSPGLLSVLEGMQADPGDNRVLALWAQQVHVSERTLARQFVRELGMSFGEWRQRLRFLAAIEALESTRSVQEVAFDLGYSTASAFIAMFQRQAGCTPEQYRRTNLRSR from the coding sequence ATGTCCAAGACCTACATCAACCTGCCCGATTTCGACGTGCTACCGGCCCCGGTGTACTTCCGCTACTCGGAATTTGCCGCCGACAGCCGCGCCTCCCGCCATCAGCATGCCTGGGGCTCCCTGGACTACTCGGCCCGTGGCGTGATGCGCTTTGAAGTGGGCGGCAACCGGTTTATGTCGCCGCCGCAATACGCGGTGTGGATCCCGCCCAACACCCAGCACAGTTCCTACAACGCCCAGGCGATTGTCTACCGCTCGGTGTACCTGGCGCCGTCGTTGTGCGAGCTGTTGCCCAAGCAGCCCTGCACCCTGACCATCAGCAACATCCTCAAGGCGATCCTCAGTGATTTCGCCGAGCGCGACGTGAACATCCCGGCCAACGAGGCCGACGTGCGCCTGGCCCAGGTGCTAGTGGACCAACTCCAGCAGGCGCCGGTGCATGACTGTTTCCTGCCGTATGCCAGCAGCCCCGGCCTGCTCAGCGTGCTTGAAGGCATGCAGGCCGATCCTGGGGACAACCGCGTGCTGGCGCTGTGGGCGCAGCAGGTGCATGTCAGCGAGCGCACCCTGGCCCGGCAGTTTGTGCGCGAACTGGGCATGAGCTTTGGCGAGTGGCGTCAGCGCCTGCGCTTTCTGGCGGCCATCGAGGCCCTGGAAAGCACGCGCAGCGTGCAGGAAGTGGCGTTTGACCTGGGCTACAGCACCGCCTCGGCATTTATTGCGATGTTCCAGCGCCAGGCCGGTTGTACGCCGGAGCAGTATCGACGAACGAACTTACGTAGCAGGTGA
- a CDS encoding esterase/lipase family protein, which translates to MTQTLATRYPLVLVPGMLGFVRLVLYPYWYGIVPALRAGGAQVFAVQVAPLNSSEVRGEQLLVQIEQIRRQTGADKVNLIGHSQGSLTARYAAAKRPEWVASVTSVAGPNHGSELADYLHTHYPADSAKGRIMSALLRLVGVVMGLLETGYRGPRFAADIHASHQSLTSAGVALFNRQYPQGLPDTWGGQGAEEVGGVRYYSWSGTLQPGKTDRGRNLLDGTNRSCRLFARTFVKEKGQCDGMVGRYSSHLGTVIGDDYALDHFDIVNQSLGLVGKGAEPIRLFVEHAQRLKAAGL; encoded by the coding sequence ATGACGCAGACATTGGCTACACGTTATCCCCTGGTTTTGGTGCCGGGCATGCTCGGGTTTGTACGGCTGGTGCTGTACCCGTACTGGTACGGCATCGTTCCGGCCTTGCGTGCCGGCGGGGCGCAGGTGTTTGCGGTGCAAGTGGCGCCGCTCAACTCCAGCGAGGTGCGTGGCGAGCAGTTACTGGTGCAGATCGAGCAGATACGCCGCCAGACCGGCGCCGACAAGGTCAACCTGATCGGCCATAGCCAGGGCTCGCTCACCGCCCGTTACGCAGCGGCCAAACGCCCGGAATGGGTGGCTTCGGTGACGTCGGTGGCGGGACCTAATCACGGCTCGGAGTTGGCAGACTACCTGCACACCCACTACCCGGCCGACAGCGCCAAGGGCCGGATCATGAGTGCGCTGTTGCGCCTGGTGGGCGTGGTGATGGGGCTTCTGGAAACCGGCTATCGCGGCCCGCGTTTTGCGGCGGATATCCACGCCTCCCATCAGTCGCTGACCAGCGCGGGAGTGGCGCTGTTCAATCGCCAGTACCCTCAGGGCCTGCCAGACACCTGGGGCGGGCAGGGCGCCGAGGAAGTGGGCGGTGTGCGCTATTACTCCTGGTCCGGCACCCTGCAGCCGGGCAAGACCGATCGCGGGCGCAACCTGCTGGACGGCACCAACCGCAGTTGCCGGCTGTTTGCGCGGACCTTCGTCAAGGAGAAAGGCCAGTGCGACGGCATGGTCGGGCGCTACAGTTCACACTTGGGCACGGTGATCGGTGACGACTATGCGCTGGACCATTTCGATATCGTCAACCAGTCGCTGGGCCTGGTGGGCAAGGGGGCCGAGCCGATCCGCCTGTTTGTCGAGCATGCACAGCGGTTGAAGGCGGCCGGGCTTTAA
- a CDS encoding urease accessory protein UreF has product MNPAWALLRLASPQLPIGGYSYSQGLEMAVDNARVSDADSARRWISDQLLLNLARFEAPLLLAQCQAAADQDWARLRQLCEEHRASRETRELFQESRQMGYSLQQLLNGLPELDDAARRFLDATPEPHLALGWALAARAWAISPEDALAAWLWSWLENQLAVLMKTLPLGQQAAQRLTSELLPLLQQAQQDARQCDPHHVGSAAFGLSLACMAHERQYSRLFRS; this is encoded by the coding sequence GTGAACCCGGCCTGGGCGCTGTTGCGTCTGGCCAGTCCGCAATTGCCGATTGGCGGCTACAGCTATTCCCAGGGCCTGGAAATGGCCGTGGACAATGCCCGTGTCAGCGATGCCGACAGCGCCCGACGCTGGATCAGCGACCAACTGCTACTCAACCTCGCACGCTTCGAAGCGCCGCTGTTGCTTGCCCAGTGCCAGGCCGCCGCCGACCAGGACTGGGCGCGCCTGCGCCAGCTCTGCGAAGAGCATCGTGCCAGCCGCGAAACCCGCGAGCTGTTCCAGGAGAGCCGGCAAATGGGCTACTCCCTGCAACAACTGCTCAACGGTCTGCCGGAACTGGATGACGCAGCGCGCCGCTTTCTCGACGCCACCCCCGAACCCCACCTGGCCCTGGGCTGGGCACTTGCCGCGCGCGCCTGGGCGATCAGCCCCGAGGATGCCCTGGCCGCCTGGCTGTGGAGCTGGCTGGAAAACCAGTTGGCGGTGCTGATGAAGACCCTGCCCCTGGGCCAGCAGGCCGCCCAACGCCTGACCAGCGAGCTGCTGCCGTTGCTGCAACAAGCCCAGCAGGACGCCCGCCAGTGCGATCCCCATCACGTTGGCAGCGCCGCGTTCGGCCTGTCCCTGGCATGCATGGCCCACGAGCGCCAGTACAGCCGCCTGTTCCGTTCCTAG
- a CDS encoding HupE/UreJ family protein produces MSLNKLFAAATLLLVPALAFAHPGHGDNGLVAGISHPLGGLDHLLAMLAVGLWAAQQQGAARWALPCTFVGTMLLGGVLGFEGLALPALESGIAASVLALGLAVALAIRPPVALAVAATAVFALFHGVAHGLELPDMTSPWAYAAGFVGATAVLHAAGYALVRFLPAAAAPLVRLAGAASAATGVWLLAG; encoded by the coding sequence ATGAGCCTCAACAAACTGTTTGCCGCCGCCACCCTGCTACTGGTCCCAGCCCTGGCCTTTGCCCATCCGGGCCACGGCGACAATGGCCTGGTGGCCGGCATCAGCCATCCCCTCGGCGGGCTGGACCATTTGCTGGCGATGCTGGCCGTCGGCCTATGGGCAGCGCAGCAACAAGGGGCGGCGCGTTGGGCGCTACCGTGTACGTTTGTCGGCACCATGCTGCTCGGCGGCGTGCTGGGGTTTGAAGGGTTGGCCTTGCCGGCCCTGGAAAGCGGGATTGCCGCGTCGGTACTGGCCCTGGGCCTGGCGGTGGCCTTGGCGATTCGCCCGCCGGTGGCGCTGGCCGTGGCCGCAACAGCGGTGTTTGCCCTGTTCCATGGCGTGGCCCATGGCCTGGAGCTGCCGGACATGACCAGCCCTTGGGCGTATGCAGCCGGGTTTGTCGGGGCGACGGCGGTGCTGCACGCGGCCGGGTATGCGCTGGTGCGCTTCTTGCCGGCTGCGGCGGCGCCGCTGGTGCGGCTGGCGGGCGCGGCTTCGGCGGCGACCGGGGTCTGGTTGCTGGCGGGCTGA
- a CDS encoding PsiF family protein → MKMLRIPLLMIGLLLCSQGFAATAQQNKMTTCNAEASTKTLKGDERKAFMKTCLSAPAANDAKTLTPQQQKMKDCNASAKTKALTGDARKTFMSTCLKG, encoded by the coding sequence ATGAAGATGTTGCGTATTCCGTTGTTGATGATCGGTCTGCTGCTCTGTTCCCAAGGGTTTGCGGCCACTGCCCAGCAAAACAAAATGACCACCTGCAATGCCGAAGCCTCGACCAAGACCTTGAAGGGCGACGAGCGCAAGGCCTTCATGAAAACCTGCCTCTCGGCCCCGGCCGCCAACGACGCCAAGACCCTGACCCCGCAGCAGCAAAAAATGAAGGACTGCAACGCGTCGGCAAAAACCAAGGCGCTGACCGGCGATGCGCGTAAAACCTTTATGAGCACCTGCCTCAAAGGCTGA
- a CDS encoding ferritin-like domain-containing protein: MTDMHLSDVSTLRERARKNVENGAVTEGYSADREEILRLLNESLATELVCVLRYKRHYFMASGLKASVAADEFLEHANQELEHADKLAERIVQLGGEPEFNPDLLSKNSHAQYVAGTTLKEMVYEDLVAERIAVDSYREIIQYIGEKDPTTRRIFEDILAQEEEHADDMADILKDL; the protein is encoded by the coding sequence ATGACTGACATGCATTTGTCTGACGTAAGCACCCTTCGCGAACGGGCACGCAAGAATGTGGAAAACGGCGCGGTGACCGAAGGCTACAGCGCCGACCGCGAAGAGATCCTGCGTCTGCTCAATGAGTCGCTGGCCACCGAACTGGTCTGCGTGTTGCGCTACAAGCGCCACTACTTCATGGCCAGCGGCCTGAAAGCCAGCGTCGCCGCCGATGAGTTCCTGGAGCACGCCAACCAGGAACTGGAACATGCCGACAAACTGGCCGAGCGCATCGTGCAACTGGGCGGCGAACCCGAGTTCAACCCGGACCTGCTGTCCAAGAACTCCCACGCGCAGTACGTAGCCGGCACGACCTTGAAGGAAATGGTCTACGAAGACCTGGTGGCCGAGCGCATCGCGGTGGACAGCTATCGCGAGATCATCCAGTACATCGGCGAGAAAGACCCGACCACCCGCCGCATCTTTGAAGACATCCTGGCCCAGGAAGAAGAGCACGCTGACGATATGGCGGACATTCTCAAAGACCTGTAA
- the ureG gene encoding urease accessory protein UreG — protein sequence MNTQPLRVGIGGPVGSGKTALTLALCLALRDRYNLAVVTNDIYTREDADFLVRNQALAPERIIGVETGGCPHTAIREDASINLEAVDQLNRRFPGLDLILVESGGDNLSATFSPELSDLTIYVIDVSAGDKLPRKGGPGICKSDLLVINKIDLAPLVGASLELMNSDTQRMRGGKPFVFSNQKTGVGLEEIVAFIERQGLLTAA from the coding sequence ATGAACACACAACCTCTGCGCGTCGGTATCGGCGGCCCCGTTGGCTCCGGCAAGACCGCCCTGACCCTGGCGCTGTGCCTGGCCCTGCGTGATCGCTACAACCTGGCGGTGGTCACCAACGACATCTATACCCGCGAAGACGCCGACTTCCTGGTGCGCAACCAGGCCCTGGCACCCGAGCGCATCATCGGCGTAGAAACCGGCGGCTGCCCGCACACGGCGATTCGCGAAGACGCGTCGATCAACCTCGAAGCCGTGGATCAACTGAACCGGCGCTTCCCAGGCCTGGACCTGATCCTGGTGGAGTCGGGCGGCGACAACCTGTCGGCCACCTTCAGCCCCGAGCTGTCGGACCTGACCATCTATGTGATCGATGTGTCGGCCGGCGACAAGCTGCCACGCAAGGGCGGGCCGGGGATCTGCAAGTCGGACCTGTTGGTGATCAACAAGATCGACCTGGCGCCGCTGGTCGGCGCCTCGCTGGAACTGATGAACAGCGACACCCAGCGCATGCGCGGCGGCAAGCCGTTTGTGTTCAGCAACCAGAAAACCGGCGTCGGCCTGGAAGAAATCGTCGCCTTTATCGAACGCCAGGGCCTGCTGACCGCAGCCTGA
- a CDS encoding thioredoxin family protein — translation MSLPTVDASSFESRVLKATTPVIVLFSNASKQSSNRMVATLEAAARDQGTAIEFLDKTLEVNGPIEKTPAYDVQSAPTTLFFRDGKLVRTVVGFYDYADTFKAWVDQLATGKL, via the coding sequence ATGTCTTTGCCTACGGTAGATGCCAGCAGCTTTGAAAGTCGTGTGCTCAAGGCCACGACCCCAGTGATTGTGCTGTTCAGTAATGCCAGCAAGCAATCTTCAAACAGAATGGTCGCGACACTGGAGGCTGCAGCCCGGGATCAGGGCACGGCTATTGAGTTCCTCGACAAGACGCTGGAGGTCAATGGCCCGATCGAGAAAACGCCTGCTTATGACGTGCAGTCCGCGCCAACCACGCTGTTTTTCCGGGACGGAAAATTAGTCCGTACGGTCGTCGGTTTTTATGACTATGCCGATACCTTCAAGGCATGGGTCGATCAGTTGGCCACAGGCAAGTTGTGA
- the ureE gene encoding urease accessory protein UreE gives MLVIHRRIAPQPTWAAELLLNFEARSKSRLRCFSAEGEDVGLFLERGQPPLHDGEFLQAEDGRVVRVCARPEQLLHVTCSSAFELTRAAYHLGNRHVALQVGDGWLRLLDDYVLKAMLEQLGAHAETLEAPFQPEHGAYGGGHHHSRHGDEDFNYPPKLHQFGVRL, from the coding sequence ATGCTGGTGATCCACCGCCGAATCGCCCCCCAACCCACCTGGGCCGCAGAGTTGCTGCTGAACTTCGAAGCCCGCAGCAAAAGCCGCCTGCGCTGTTTCAGTGCCGAGGGAGAAGACGTCGGCCTGTTTCTGGAGCGCGGTCAGCCGCCGCTGCACGATGGGGAATTCCTACAGGCTGAAGACGGACGTGTCGTACGTGTCTGCGCGCGCCCTGAACAACTGCTGCACGTAACCTGCAGCAGCGCCTTCGAGCTGACCCGCGCGGCCTATCACTTGGGCAACCGCCATGTGGCCCTGCAAGTGGGTGACGGCTGGCTGCGCCTGCTTGATGACTACGTGCTCAAGGCCATGCTCGAGCAATTGGGGGCCCATGCCGAAACCCTCGAAGCACCGTTCCAGCCCGAGCACGGCGCCTACGGTGGCGGTCATCATCACTCACGCCACGGTGACGAAGACTTCAACTACCCGCCCAAACTGCATCAGTTCGGCGTGCGCCTGTGA